The following proteins are co-located in the Syngnathus scovelli strain Florida chromosome 21, RoL_Ssco_1.2, whole genome shotgun sequence genome:
- the LOC125991799 gene encoding stonustoxin subunit beta-like encodes MPTSTPSTRILHAACRPEKIRKGSKNVAALQDKIPDYDPNIPEPTCRAELLKYWMKLSLDDKTANKMLWITDGGSRVFRMTDDVTCPVLDRPERYEYTPQVLCKEGILGFRAYWEIKYTGWVVAGVTYEGAGRRGRDGPCGLGENEQSWGLGWGGSHYQVWFDGIDNQIWDVPQYSTIGVYLDQPAGVVNFYAVEEAEGKREVRLLRRFKSSFKGRMMPGFWVGQQSSCTLTLKE; translated from the exons ATGCCGACCAGCACGCCCAGTACGAGAATCCTGCACGCAGCCTGCAGACCTG AGAAAATAAGGAAGGGGTCAAAAAATGTGGCTGCTCTTCAAG ataAAATTCCTGACTATGACCCAAACATCCCAGAACCAACCTGCCGAGCCGAGCTCCTTAAAT ACTGGATGAAACTTTCGCTGGATGATAAAACAGCCAATAAGATGCTGTGGATAACAGACGGAGGCTCCAGAGTGTTCCGAATGACTGATGATGTCACTTGTCCGGTACTGGACAGGCCGGAGCGATATGAATATACACCTCAG GTTCTTTGCAAAGAAGGAATCTTGGGCTTCCGAGCTTACTGGGAGATCAAGTATACGGGTTGGGTGGTGGCCGGGGTCACCTACGAAGGTGCCGGGCGGAGGGGACGGGACGGACCCTGCGGTCTGGGCGAGAACGAACAGTCCTGGGGTCTGGGCTGGGGGGGATCCCACTACCAGGTGTGGTTCGACGGCATCGACAACCAAATCTGGGACGTCCCCCAGTACAGCACCATCGGCGTGTACCTGGACCAGCCGGCAGGGGTGGTCAACTTTTACGCCGTTGAGGAGGCCGAGGGCAAGCGGGAGGTGAGACTCCTACGGCGGTTTAAAAGCTCCTTCAAGGGGAGGATGATGCCTGGGTTCTGGGTTGGACAACAGTCCTCATGCACTCTCACTTTGAAGGAATGA